In Ruminococcus albus 7 = DSM 20455, the genomic window GTGAGAAAATCTTACATTTCTATCTCGATTAAGCTGTTCAATGTAATTCTCTATCATAAAATCAAGCGGATTCAGATGTTCCTACATAACTGCGGTCTGCTTTGATTGGAAAGTCGTTCCCAAAAATTTGAGCCAACACTTTACAAGCTTCAGATTTTTTATCGGTATTCTCAACTTCTGTTAGCTTTGATTTCATAGTGGTTAATTTGCTATGGAAATCATCTTGCTGATTCTCAGTCATCTTACTGAAGAGATTGTTTTTTGGTTCAACAGGAAGATTTTGACTAACTCTATTCTGGTTTCCGGCGGACAGACCACTGTTGCTAACTTGTTTTACAACATGGGAAGACGACAGGTTGGTCTTGTAGGACTTTGGGATGTAGTTGCTTTTGACGAAGTAGCTGGCATCAATTTCAAAGATAAAGACGGCGTTCAGATCATGAAGGACTACATGGCTTCCGGTTCATTTGCAAGAGGTAAGGATGCTATTCAGGCTAATGCTTCAATGGTGTTCGTAGGTAATATCAATCAGAGCGTGGATTATCTTTTGAAGACTTCACATCTGTTTGAACCGTTTCCTGATGCAATGATAGACAGCGCATTCTTTGACAGAATGCATTGCTATATTCCGGGATGGGAAATTCCTAAGATGCGTCCGGAGTATTTCACAGATAATTACGGATTCATTTCTGATTATCTTGCAGAGTTTATGCGTGAAATGAGAAAGGTTCCGGAAACAGATGCCTTTGATAAATTCTTCAAACTCGGCAGATGTCTGAATCAGAGAGATACTATCGCTGTAAGAAAGATGGTATCTGGTCTGACAAAGCTTATCTACCCTGATGAAAAGTATACCGAAGAAGACATGGAAGAGATTCTGAGATATGCTATCGAAGGACGTAGAAGGGTTAAAGAGCAGCTGAAGAAAATCGGCGGTATGGAGTTCTATGATGTACAGTTCTCGTTTATCCGTAATTCAAATATGGAAGAGGTAAACGTTCCAGTTCTCGAACAGGGCGGCGGCAAACTGATTCCTGAAGGAACGGGAAAAGCAGGACATGTATATACCGTTGCTAACGGAACCAACGGCATGATGGGACTGTTCAAGTTTGAGAGCACTATGACAAACGGCAGTGGCAAATTCGATGTTACTGGTATGCAGAGTGCCAAGGAAACAAAAGAATCCGTAAAAACAGCTCAAAACTACTTTAAAGCTAATGCTAAACATATCAGTGCTTCCATATCTACTGACAGCAGGGATTATCTGATGCACATTCAGGATTGTCAGGGAGTAGGTCTTGACAGCAATATTTCGCTTCCTGCATTGGTTGCATATTGCAGTGTGGCTATTGACAAGCCTATTCTGCCTCAGTTATGCGTACTCGGCTCTATGAGTATAGGCGGAACTATAAACCCTGTAGAAGAGCTTGCATCAACACTCCAGGTTGCTTTTGATGCTGGTGCAAAGAGAATTCTAATCCCGATGAGCAGCGCAGCAGATATACCAACCGTACCGGCAGAGCTGTTTGCAAAGTTCCAGATTTCGTTCTACAGTAGTCCGGAGGATGCGGTTATTAAGGCGTTAGGAATTGAGTAATGAAATATTAAGAAGGTTATACTGTATAATGAAAATTAAATTTTCGGTAGACGGAATAAAGAACATGGATTTGCTGTATACCTGGCACAAAGAAATGGATGAAACACTAGGATTTGATGTGTCAACAGAGAATTACCATGGGACAGAATACTGTCAAACTGTAATCAAAGATATTGTTGAAGAGTTACAAGATATTGTAGAAGACACCTATATCGGACAACTAGAAAGAATTGCCAACGAAACATTTGAGTTAAAAACTGAGAAATCCACATACCAAGTTTCCTTCGCTATAAACACTTATAACAAAGAAGAGGCGAGGGTCGAATGTATAATTTTTACTGATGATTGTGAGAATTATGATAAGAATCTTGAAAAACTAAAGATTATACTGAAAAATAGATTGATTTTAGATTGGCGTAAATGCACATGGCTTGTAGACGAACAATCGGAATATCTTTGCAGAGAAGCTTTTCAAAAAACGTATCATGTTGAAAATAATCTGCGTGCTTTTGCTAGCAAAGTACTTATTCATTTCTTAGGAGTAAACTGGATTGAAACGTGGGATGCATTGGATGAAATGTATCGTGAACAAGAAGAGGCAAAAGCTGATGAAGAAGATTATTACAGAGATAGACTAGCTTCTGAAACAGGAATGGACATTCTTGATGATGAAAATATTATAGAGTGGTTTGATGAAGTAATTAATGATTTATATGATTCCATCTATCAGCATTATCATTTAGAGACAGGGTTTGAGATTTCAGATCTTTCATTACCTTCTATGGACAACTTGGCTTTTTCTGTACAATGTATGGTTGTTGAAGATGGAACAGCCGTTGTAGAAGTTATCACTGATTATTCGATTGATTCTTCTCTTGGAGGAACAAGTATATGTACTCTTATATGTAAAAATAATAATAAAGAAGTATTTACTGCAGAAATTAGATTCCACAATGGAAATGGTTTTGAAAATGAAGAATGTTTGATGGAAGTTATCGAAAATACAGAGTATGATGATTCTGAAATAGAAGAATTCAAAGAGAAGTTGATAGATGCAATTAATAAGCTTAACCCATATCCCGCTATCCTAAAACAATTGGAATATGAATCAAAGGGTTGTGATTCATTTGTTGCAGACTTTCCTTGCGAGCAATGTGATAAACTTGGAGTTTCATTAAACGAAAGATTTCTGACAATTGGGCGCTGTTACTTTTGTGGTTATGAGCACGAATTAGATACATGTATTCGTTGTGGCGAGTTATTTAATGCAAATGAACTTGAAGACGGTTTTTGCTCGAATTGTGCTGATTATATTGAGAAACAGTAAGGCCTTTTGAATAACAACTTTTCCTTGACGGTTTTTATCTGCTGTAGTATAATATTGGAAGTGCACAATTTCAGGAGGTTACTACGATGTTAGATGCAATTACAGTCGGTGAAAAGATCAGAATGACTAAGAGCATTACCAGCGCTTATCCGATAGATTCAACGGCAACGATATTTTACATAGACGATTTTGATGTAGTTTCTATCGAATGGGCTGACGGAAAGCTGGAGCGTAAATATAACAAATACAAAAGCGGATAGACTGCCATAAAAGGTAGTGCATTATAGCTGATTTCGTTTGTCAGGCGATACCTCCCGGCAAACGCCTTGTTCCTTGTATGTTTCGTTGATACGGTCTATTTCGGTGATCAGCTCACGGCATCTTGCTGTATCCTGAATTTCCATGTAGATGTCAAGCAGAATGTTGAGCAGCTCTGCTTGCTTGTCGATGTACGGTATCATGTCGGGATACTTCTTGCAAATCTCCACAGCTTCTTCTATCTTATCGGCAGCCGAACGGAAGTCATTGTGATAGAAGAAACAGTTTGCTGTCGGGATATGGATAATGTCTATTATCTCCAATTCTGTCTGGAACACCTGTCTTGCGATCTCCTCAGCCTGTTCCGTCAGCTCTCGTGTTTCCTCAAGATCAGGCTTAGCAAGCGTATAGTACCAAGCTGCCACCATATTATAATAGCAGTGATTATCGCTTATCTCAGGCTCATTATCCTCAATAAGCTCATATACTTTGTCGAGCAGTTCAGCGGCTTCATCGTAATAGTCGGGAACGCTCCTTATCAGTATACTTGCTAAATCAAGATAATATCCCGTGAGATACTTCCACTTGCGTTTATCAGTCTCTTGCTCCATTTCGGATATAGCATTATCAGCCGAGTCTATCAGCTTTTCGAGTAAATCGGCTTCCTCATCATTTTCGGGATAGTAAGCACCGCCAAGCAGAGTATCATAATAACAGCCGAGCATATCAAAATACATACCTCTGATGATATGATGGTTGTGCATACTTGTGTAACTATCGGCAGAACGCAGTATTTCTTTGATCTGTGCGGCATTCGCCATACCAACGTATATGTCGATCATCTGCTTATGATACTCCATGACAGTCACCTTTTCCCCGAACCATTGCCAGCAGCGGACAGTTTCCGCTATAACGGGGTGCAGACGTACTCTGTTATCTTCGTAAAGCCAACCTTGTTCAGACAAATCGGCTATCGTTTCAGCCTTAATATCGGGGAAAAACTTGTATATCAGGCTAGTTTCCAGACCTCTCACGTTCAGTAAAGCAAGTATCTTCAGCGTGAGTCTTGCTTCTTTGCTGACAGCACTTGCATCGAACAGAACATAGATAATATCTTCTAACGTATCGTAAACTTCCTCACCGTCCTTTATATTGCCGACTTTTTCCTCTGAGAACTGAGAAAATCCGTTCTCACGGATCAGGTCAAGAGCCGTGTGGATATCGAGCCTGCCTACTGCTATCTGCCTCGCTATAAGCTCCAAAACAAGCGTATGCCCCTGAACAAGCGTGATGATCTCTTCAAAACAGATCCGTTCTTCCTTTGTGAGCTGCCGTTCAAGGTTCAGAGCAACAAGCCTGAAAAGCTCTGAAGTATCAGCTATGGCATTTACTTCGAAAACAGCAAAACTGTTTTTCGGAGGGTTTTGCCTTGTTGCGATAATGGTTTCATATCCGCAGTTGATGATACGGCTCAGGTCTTTGGTGAGCTTGTCCGTATAGTTGTCAAGCACAAACAAAACGCGCTTATCACCGCAGATACGCTTGAAAGCTTTTAGCTTACGGGCAAAATAGTCCTCCAAAGCTTCACCGTCCTGATGTGACACCGTACTGATCTGTAACTGCATATCATCACAGAATGTATGCTGAATATCTCCGTCATATTCAAGATAAGCTATAACATCGTACTCTGTGCGTTTTCTTGTGATATAGTTCTTGATAAGCGTTGTCTTGCCGATACCGCCGATACCCGTCACATACAGCACAGGATTGGCTTGCAGGCTCTCTACTATCTTCCTGATTTCTGCATCTCTGCCCACAAACTCAGGAGATACAGACGGAAGTATCGGAATAATGTAATCCTTTTGGTTCAGTACTTCCACAAGCTCACCGAGGAGCTTTGTGACCTCATCCATGTTTTTGAAGCGGTTTACCGCAGAGGAACGTATCGTATTTCTAAAAATTCGGGTAAAAAGTGACTGAATATCGGGACGCTCCGTGTATTTTTGATACTCACGCTTGCAATCCTTAAATGGGAATCTGGAAAAGCCCCTATGCTCCGTATCATTGGAGTGTCTGCCAAAAAGAAGATAAAAGACTATTTCTCCGACGGTATAGATGTCCGCAGCCGTGCTTATACGTGCGGTCGAATAGGGATTGAGCTGTTCTGGGGCGGCCCAGTCTCTTGTGTAGGAAAACAGCGTATTACAGCCATTATTCACATCACGGATACTGTCAAAGTCGATGAACTCCACAAGCTGTGTTATAGTATCATCAGGAGCATTTTGCAGGATAAAGATGTTCTCGGGTTTCAGGTCAAGGCAGAGAAAGCCTGACTTGTGATAATAGCCCACAGTTTTTGAAATTGTCTCGCAAATTGCCATATACTGCGGTAAAGTGAGTGAATCGAGCTTATCGAGAGTCGTGCCGTTATAGCAGGCAACGTCGATATAAGCCGTACCGTTGGCTTCAAAAACGTGGCTCACCGGCGGAGTCTGATTGATTAGAACAGACTTCTGCCGTACTAAATTCTGCATCTTGCCCGAAGTTATGAAACGTGCCTTTCCAACCTCGAAATCGTCAGCGTTATGTGGAGCGTATTCTTTCAGGATACATTTAGTCACAAGCTCGCCGTGACTGCACTCAGCAAGGTAAGCTATCGTATTGGCACCTCTGCCGAGCTGTTCTATGACCGTGTACTGTCTGCCGTCAGCGTTAAAGGTGTAGCCATTGTTAAGCATAGCACCGACCTCCTTTCACCTATATTATACACTTATCGAAAGACGGAATATAAAAATCAATTCCGTTCGTTCAGAAGATGAAGTGTAAGGATCGGATCATGTGAGTTAGCGCAGTATAGGAGCAAACAGTCGAATGGGTGCCGAACATAGAGCTGTGCAAATCCGCAGGAGATCAACGTATCATTCAACTCTTCGAAAAAATCCATCAGGCGTTTATTGATTTCATACTTGTCAGGTTCATATCCGTCTTTTCTATCCTCGGCTTCAGCGGCCCTATAGTAATTATATAGCTTAAGAAGCATCATTGTTTTACGAAGCACTTCATAAGAGATTTTATTGCCGTTTATTATCTTACCAAGATTAACATCGTTTGGAAGTGATTCGGTAAAATGTTTTGGAAGGTTTATATCGTTATGTCCCTTTTCACGACTTTGATATCGATAACCCAATAATGCATCTATCGTCAAACTATTAAGTCTATTGGGAGAGATTATGTCAGCTAAATCGTCTTCAATTATCCTGGATTTTAATACGTCGATTTCTTTGTTGATTATTGAACGTGCAAGCTGAAACTGCTGCTCATTATCATAGCAATGCTCCGAGAGATAGCGCAGGAACTTCTCATCATCGTCAATATCAAATATCATAGCAGCAATTTGAGACGTTGAGGTATGTGCATTTTCCTGAGAAACAAATCCTTTTGATCTCTCAAGCAATTCGGTCACTACTGAATATGGCTTGTGGTGATAAAGGCAATACAGGAAAACAGCATCGATTTTTGCTTTGATAATAAACGGCAACGAGAGGAAATGCTTCTGAAAGAAAAAAAACGTCTGCTGAAAATCCATCTCAAGGGCATAGCACAAATCATATTTGTTTTTACGGTTAGTGACACCCGGCGTAGTTCCTTTTATCCATTCCTTCACAGTCCGAGGACAGGAAAAACCTAAAAGCTCATCATATCTGCGTTTGATCTCCGCGAGCATACGTTCATTGTCCTCAGCGGTACAAGGCACACCAAGCTGTGTCAGTCTGGCAGATACCCCCTCAAGGAATATAGGACGCGCTTCAAGCTTCATTGCACGTTCGATACCCGCAGCCACATCTTCAGCACTTTCAGGATTGATAGGATCATCGAAACAGGTTTCATCGTAAATAATTTCAGTATATTCATTACGAGGAAGTTCAGGGATATGTTCTTTTTTGGTGCTCATTCTATATGCCTCACTTTCGATATGATATAAAATTGGTTGGTCTGTTTTTTCAGAAAACTCCAATTACATTTTACTTTTAAATATTATAACACATATCTAACACTTTGTGAGAACTTTTTTAGAAATAAAACAACCAAAAATTGCAACATTTTATTATGCAAAACGAACAATCCCCGGATTGAAAATCGCATTAAGAATTACTCGCTACTGATAAATTAACCGCAATTCAGATAGTAGTTTTTTGGGACGGTCATCAGGAAGCTGAAAAGCGTGAAAATATAGCATTTTCGTTGATTGGGTTGATTTTTCAACAAAAAAGTGGTATAATGAACGAGAAAGAAACGGAGGAAAACATATGATGATAGCGACTGCCACAGATATGCAGCTTAATTTCAGTAAGTATCTTCAAGCTGTTCAGCAGGGGGATGAGGTTATAATCCTAAAAAATGGAAAAGAAGTTGCAAGACTTATCCCCTATGATGCCAGCATTTCTTTCCTCACTGATTCGCTTATGGGAATCCTGCAGAATGATTATGAGGACAAGGCTATTCATGCAGAAAGGACAGATCATGAAGATCTTAGTTGATACGGGAACAATTCTTGACGTGCTTTGTAAGCGACCCGAGCATTTCGATGTTTCTTCTAAAATCTGGAAATGCTGTGAGATTGGTCTGACCGAAGGGTACATTTCTGCATTATCTGTTCCCGGCATCGAATATATTCTCCGTAATGAATTCGATAATATAAAAGCGGCGCAGATAATAAAACAGATAACATTTATCTTTAAAGTAATAGAGCTAAAACCTTCCGATCTGAGAGACGCCTCTGAAATGTATTATTCCGACCTTGAAAATGCTGTTCAGATGTGTCAGGCTAAAAGAATGAAACTGGATCTTATTGTAGCAAAAAAGCCTGTATATTTCAGGGACAGTAAGATTCCGGCATTAAAGCCTGCGGAAATATTAGAAGAAATTAAAGGATATAGTTTACAGGACGAAACAAAAGCGTCAAGTTCTCCTTATCACTATGGAGCAGCAAGTATAACATCATCCAAAACCTACTCAATAGATGAAATGCAGTTGAGTTTTGATGACTACCTTAATGGAAACGTAGAAGAGTATAATTGCGGATAAAGGAAGAAACATGAAGATATTATCAA contains:
- a CDS encoding protein kinase domain-containing protein encodes the protein MLNNGYTFNADGRQYTVIEQLGRGANTIAYLAECSHGELVTKCILKEYAPHNADDFEVGKARFITSGKMQNLVRQKSVLINQTPPVSHVFEANGTAYIDVACYNGTTLDKLDSLTLPQYMAICETISKTVGYYHKSGFLCLDLKPENIFILQNAPDDTITQLVEFIDFDSIRDVNNGCNTLFSYTRDWAAPEQLNPYSTARISTAADIYTVGEIVFYLLFGRHSNDTEHRGFSRFPFKDCKREYQKYTERPDIQSLFTRIFRNTIRSSAVNRFKNMDEVTKLLGELVEVLNQKDYIIPILPSVSPEFVGRDAEIRKIVESLQANPVLYVTGIGGIGKTTLIKNYITRKRTEYDVIAYLEYDGDIQHTFCDDMQLQISTVSHQDGEALEDYFARKLKAFKRICGDKRVLFVLDNYTDKLTKDLSRIINCGYETIIATRQNPPKNSFAVFEVNAIADTSELFRLVALNLERQLTKEERICFEEIITLVQGHTLVLELIARQIAVGRLDIHTALDLIRENGFSQFSEEKVGNIKDGEEVYDTLEDIIYVLFDASAVSKEARLTLKILALLNVRGLETSLIYKFFPDIKAETIADLSEQGWLYEDNRVRLHPVIAETVRCWQWFGEKVTVMEYHKQMIDIYVGMANAAQIKEILRSADSYTSMHNHHIIRGMYFDMLGCYYDTLLGGAYYPENDEEADLLEKLIDSADNAISEMEQETDKRKWKYLTGYYLDLASILIRSVPDYYDEAAELLDKVYELIEDNEPEISDNHCYYNMVAAWYYTLAKPDLEETRELTEQAEEIARQVFQTELEIIDIIHIPTANCFFYHNDFRSAADKIEEAVEICKKYPDMIPYIDKQAELLNILLDIYMEIQDTARCRELITEIDRINETYKEQGVCREVSPDKRNQL
- a CDS encoding type II toxin-antitoxin system Phd/YefM family antitoxin; the encoded protein is MMIATATDMQLNFSKYLQAVQQGDEVIILKNGKEVARLIPYDASISFLTDSLMGILQNDYEDKAIHAERTDHEDLS
- a CDS encoding type II toxin-antitoxin system VapC family toxin; the encoded protein is MKILVDTGTILDVLCKRPEHFDVSSKIWKCCEIGLTEGYISALSVPGIEYILRNEFDNIKAAQIIKQITFIFKVIELKPSDLRDASEMYYSDLENAVQMCQAKRMKLDLIVAKKPVYFRDSKIPALKPAEILEEIKGYSLQDETKASSSPYHYGAASITSSKTYSIDEMQLSFDDYLNGNVEEYNCG